A region of Ammospiza nelsoni isolate bAmmNel1 chromosome 8, bAmmNel1.pri, whole genome shotgun sequence DNA encodes the following proteins:
- the TMEM26 gene encoding transmembrane protein 26 has translation MELMVLLNALVTRLLFVLHSLIGVWRVTAVKKEPKYWLLALLNLLLCLETGLTLKFKQGRGYKWFSPAIFLYLICIVPSLWLLEIHHGTQYCGNEPGAVQVNVSNQDFNQSRESSHGSEGTDHHIIQTAKVFVNQLSTICETVWTLALHQTFLLLLVVGRWLLPIGVEITRDQLSQLLLMFVGTAADILEFASETLDIEDVRKNYALINAILAVWTWSMLQFPLDLAVQHIGCKPSASARRIPSLLLCRYSAELWNIGVSLFIQDGPFFIVRSILMGHFRIFNQMLVFFTAKNILVVTLQLYRLAVITLDFRSTVLQKSRKGEVCCCPCEPYEAHAHATGRQENEMKEFVAVPPKEESQAPSEDH, from the exons ATGGAGCTGATGGTGCTGCTCAATGCCCTGGTCACCCGCCTGCTCTTCGTGCTGCACTCGCTCATCGGGGTCTGGAGAGTGACCGCCGTGAAGAAGGAACCCAAGTACTGGCTGCTGGCGCTGCTCAATCTTCTCCTGTGCCTGGAGACAGGGCTCACCCTCAAGTTTAAGCAAGGCAGAGGCTACAAATG gTTTTCACCagcaatatttttatatctgaTTTGCATAGTACCATCACTATGGCTACTAGAAATTCATCATGGGACTCAG TACTGTGGCAATGAGCCTGGGGCTGTTCAGGTCAATGTCAGCAATCAAGACTTCAATCAATCCAGAGAGAGCAGTCATGGAAGTGAGGGAACAGATCACCACATCATTCAGACG GCTAAAGTCTTTGTCAATCAGCTCTCCACAATCTGTGAGACTGTATGGACACTGGCTCTCCACCAGACTTTTCTACTGCTGCTAGTAGTTGGGAGATGGCTTCTCCCCATTGGAGTTGAAATCACCCGGGATCAATTgtctcagctgcttctcatgtttgtgggaacagcagcagataTACTTGAATTTGCTAGTGAGACCTTGGACATTGAGGATGTTCG GAAGAATTACGCTCTCATAAATGCAATTCTTGCTGTATGGACCTGGAGTATGTTACAGTTTCCACTTGATCTTGCAG TACAGCATATTGGCTGCAAACCAAGCGCGTCGGCCAGGCGGatccccagcctgctgctgtgcaggtaCAGTGCGGAACTGTGGAACATTGGTGTCAGTCTTTTCATACAGGATGGCCCCTTCTTCATTGTGCGTTCAATTCTCATGGGCCACTTCAGAATATTCAATCAGATGCTGGTGTTTTTTACAGCTAAGAATATCTTAGTTGTCACTCTGCAGTTGTACCGCCTGGCAGTGATAACCTTAGACTTCCGTAGCACCGTTCTGCAGAAGAGCAGGAAAGGAGAAGTCTGTTGCTGCCCATGTGAGCCTTATGAAGCTCATGCTCATGCTACTGGTCGCCAAGAGAATGAAATGAAAGAGTTTGTTGCTGTTCCTCCAAAAGAGGAATCCCAAGCTCCCTCAGAAGATCACTGA